The following proteins are co-located in the Eublepharis macularius isolate TG4126 chromosome 5, MPM_Emac_v1.0, whole genome shotgun sequence genome:
- the PDYN gene encoding proenkephalin-B, with protein MEWQLLGLALCLSLVPTASTDCATECSTCALHGQDLEKPISPLICSLECQGSLLSSGEWEACKKTLFGLAPFLMEEQSKRFSQVEEEEKSDQGGSPAPWELYAGLVKRYGGFMKKLDKNKIFSLLRENAHTKGISKKYGGFFRKMGERSTSELGEEEDDPGTLEMGDLGYIGEESDLGSPKDETKRYGGFLRKYPKRSSEGAAAGDDGQALEDLHKRYGGFMRRIRPKLKWDNQKRYGGFLRRQFKVATRSDEEPNAYSGEVSDL; from the exons ATGGAGTGGCAGCTTCTGGGACTGGCTCTTTGCCTCAGCTTGGTGCCCACGGCCTCCACGGACTGTGCTACTGAGTGTTCGACATGCGCTCTGCACGGCCAGGACCTGGAGAAACCCATCAGCCCCTTA ATCTGTTCTCTGGAGTGTCAGGGATCATTGCTGTCCTCTGGAGAGTGGGAGGCATGCAAGAAAACTTTGTTTGGCTTGGCCCCTTTCTTGATGGAAGAGCAGTCAAAGAGATTTTCCCaagtggaagaagaagagaaGTCTGATCAAGGAGGAAGCCCTGCACCCTGGGAGCTTTACGCGGGGCTGGTCAAACGTTATGGCGGCTTTATGAAGAAGCTGGATAAGAACAAGATCTTTTCTCTGCTGCGCGAGAATGCCCACACCAAGGGTATCAGCAAGAAGTACGGCGGGTTCTTCCGCAAGATGGGGGAGAGGTCAACCTCTGAGTTGGGCGAAGAGGAGGATGACCCAGGGACCTTGGAGATGGGTGATCTAGGCTACATTGGGGAAGAGTCAGATCTGGGATCTCCGAAGGATGAGACGAAACGTTATGGGGGCTTCCTCCGCAAATACCCCAAGAGAAGTTCAGAAGGGGCAGCTGCCGGGGACGACGGGCAGGCACTAGAGGACCTACACAAGCGCTACGGAGGCTTTATGCGTAGGATCCGCCCTAAGCTGAAGTGGGACAATCAGAAGCGTTACGGCGGATTCCTGCGGCGGCAGTTCAAGGTGGCCACAAGATCAGACGAGGAGCCCAATGCCTACTCAGGGGAGGTCTCTGACCTATAG